From one Candidatus Woesearchaeota archaeon genomic stretch:
- the uvrA gene encoding excinuclease ABC subunit UvrA — protein MQKNLVVRGAREHNLKNITVTIPRNKLVVITGLSGSGKSTLAFDTIYAEGQRRYVESLSAYARQFLGLMSKPDIDSIEGLSPAISIEQKTTSKNPRSTVGTVTEIYDYFRLLFARIGTAHCPKCGSAIKPQSAENIVNLILSDTGKEVLILAPILDGKKGTHEKVFEDLKKEGYVRVRVDGVVYRLDEFKPKLERYEKHWVEAVIDRIVISEDNRLRISDAVEQAVHKGKGTVKVVDAKKDFSKLKEIERQNAEHIYSTFGACPKHPEVVFKELEPKMFSFNSPFGACPTCNGIGEHMIIDEDLLIPDDSLSVMDGALACYGKMDLSWRGQQIQAVGKQFGFTVFTPIRELTKKQREVLLYGTSKPIKAKWSNGASMNMENGWEGVIPQTMRLWRDTDSNYRREKFEQLMTTKPCKTCKGKRLRDEILAVKINGKSIIDVTDMNIKDSLDFFKNLKLSEKERFIAKQVLKEITDRLGFLNNVGLSYLTLSRSARTLSGGEAQRIRLATQIGSNLMGVLYILDEPSIGLHQRDNAKLIDTLHRLRDLGNTLIVVEHDEDTMKSADHIIDIGPGAGVHGGHIVAQGTPKQIMKNKESLTGAYLSGRQKIEVPLTRRKPLDFIELKGCAENNLKNIDVRFPTGVLCGITGVSGSGKSTLMNQTLIPAMKKYFGARESKIGKHKKLKVPQTIQNVIVIDQEPIGKTPRSNPATYTKLFDDIRKLFSETKEAKKRGYKPGRFSFNVPGGRCETCAGDGLIKIEMNFLPDVYVECEDCKGKRYNKETLEVTYKGKNIADVLDMTVEEALPFFENHPSMRRKIETLFDVGLGYIKLGQSATTLSGGESQRIKLTRELAKYKRGNTVYLLDEPTTGLHFEDTRKLLAVLNRLVEKGNTAYVIEHNLDVVKCCDYIIDLGPEGGTGGGEIVAQGTPEDIIKVKKSHTAKFLKPLL, from the coding sequence ATGCAGAAGAATTTAGTAGTGCGTGGTGCAAGGGAACACAATCTTAAAAACATCACAGTAACCATTCCTCGAAATAAGCTAGTTGTTATTACAGGTCTTTCAGGTAGTGGAAAATCTACCTTGGCGTTTGATACGATCTATGCTGAGGGTCAGAGAAGGTATGTTGAATCACTCAGTGCGTATGCAAGACAGTTCTTGGGATTGATGAGCAAACCAGATATTGATTCTATTGAGGGTCTTAGTCCTGCAATTTCTATTGAGCAAAAGACGACGAGTAAGAATCCGCGATCAACGGTTGGAACGGTTACGGAGATCTATGATTATTTTAGACTACTTTTTGCACGTATTGGTACTGCGCATTGTCCTAAGTGCGGTTCTGCAATTAAACCGCAATCTGCAGAAAACATTGTGAATCTTATCCTCTCTGATACGGGCAAGGAAGTCCTTATCCTCGCACCAATTCTTGACGGAAAAAAAGGAACTCATGAAAAAGTCTTTGAGGATTTGAAAAAAGAAGGTTATGTGCGAGTGCGCGTTGATGGTGTGGTGTATCGTCTTGATGAGTTTAAACCAAAGCTCGAACGGTACGAAAAACATTGGGTTGAAGCAGTTATTGATCGCATCGTTATCTCTGAAGATAATCGTCTTAGGATAAGTGATGCTGTGGAGCAAGCAGTGCACAAGGGAAAGGGCACAGTTAAGGTTGTTGATGCGAAAAAAGATTTCTCAAAGCTTAAAGAAATTGAGCGTCAAAACGCTGAGCACATTTATTCCACCTTTGGTGCTTGTCCTAAACATCCCGAAGTAGTGTTCAAAGAACTTGAGCCGAAGATGTTTTCTTTTAATTCGCCTTTTGGTGCTTGTCCTACGTGTAACGGCATTGGCGAGCATATGATTATTGATGAGGATTTGCTCATTCCTGATGATTCGTTGAGTGTTATGGATGGCGCTCTTGCCTGTTATGGTAAGATGGATCTTTCTTGGAGGGGTCAGCAGATTCAAGCAGTGGGAAAACAGTTTGGCTTTACGGTATTCACACCTATACGAGAGCTTACTAAAAAGCAAAGAGAGGTGTTGTTGTATGGTACGTCAAAGCCCATTAAAGCGAAGTGGAGTAATGGTGCTTCTATGAATATGGAAAATGGTTGGGAAGGAGTTATCCCTCAGACCATGCGTTTGTGGAGAGATACGGATTCTAATTATCGCAGGGAGAAATTTGAACAGCTTATGACAACAAAACCCTGTAAAACATGTAAAGGGAAACGATTACGGGATGAAATTCTCGCGGTTAAGATTAATGGAAAGTCCATTATTGATGTGACGGATATGAACATTAAGGATTCTTTGGACTTTTTCAAGAACTTAAAACTCTCTGAAAAAGAGAGGTTTATTGCAAAACAAGTGTTAAAGGAAATTACTGACAGGTTGGGCTTTCTTAATAACGTGGGACTATCATATCTTACTCTTTCAAGGTCTGCAAGGACGCTTTCTGGTGGGGAAGCTCAACGTATCAGACTCGCAACACAGATTGGCTCTAACTTGATGGGTGTTTTGTACATTCTTGATGAGCCAAGTATTGGATTGCATCAACGAGATAATGCGAAACTCATTGATACGTTGCATAGGTTGCGAGATCTTGGAAATACTTTGATCGTCGTTGAGCATGATGAAGACACCATGAAATCTGCTGATCACATCATAGATATTGGTCCTGGCGCAGGTGTTCACGGAGGCCACATTGTTGCTCAGGGAACTCCAAAACAAATCATGAAGAATAAAGAGTCTCTTACTGGTGCGTATCTTTCTGGGAGGCAGAAGATTGAAGTTCCGCTGACGCGTAGAAAACCTCTTGACTTTATTGAACTTAAAGGCTGCGCAGAAAACAATCTTAAAAATATTGATGTTCGCTTTCCCACAGGCGTTCTTTGTGGTATTACCGGCGTTTCAGGTTCTGGAAAATCAACGCTGATGAATCAAACACTCATTCCCGCAATGAAAAAATATTTTGGTGCAAGAGAGTCGAAAATTGGTAAGCACAAAAAACTCAAAGTGCCTCAAACAATACAAAACGTTATTGTCATTGATCAAGAACCTATTGGTAAAACGCCGCGTTCTAATCCTGCAACGTACACGAAGCTTTTTGATGATATTAGAAAATTGTTTTCTGAAACCAAGGAAGCAAAGAAAAGAGGGTATAAACCGGGGAGGTTTTCTTTTAATGTTCCTGGTGGCAGGTGTGAGACCTGTGCTGGTGATGGACTTATCAAGATTGAGATGAATTTCTTGCCTGACGTCTATGTTGAGTGTGAGGACTGCAAGGGCAAACGGTATAATAAAGAAACACTTGAAGTAACGTATAAGGGAAAGAACATCGCAGATGTTTTGGACATGACGGTAGAAGAGGCCCTTCCCTTTTTTGAAAACCACCCTTCTATGAGAAGAAAGATCGAAACATTGTTTGATGTGGGTCTTGGCTACATTAAATTGGGACAGAGCGCAACAACGCTTTCTGGAGGGGAGAGTCAGCGTATAAAACTTACAAGAGAACTTGCAAAATATAAACGAGGAAATACGGTGTATCTTCTTGATGAGCCTACAACAGGCCTTCACTTTGAAGATACTCGTAAGCTTTTAGCAGTTCTTAATAGGCTTGTTGAAAAGGGAAACACTGCCTACGTCATTGAACATAATTTGGATGTGGTAAAGTGCTGTGATTACATCATAGATCTTGGCCCGGAAGGCGGAACAGGTGGAGGAGAAATTGTTGCACAGGGAACGCCTGAAGACATTATCAAAGTAAAGAAGAGTCATACTGCAAAGTTTTTGAAACCTCTTTTGTAG
- the uvrC gene encoding excinuclease ABC subunit UvrC — protein sequence MIPLKNIPLEPGCYLFKNKEGNIIYVGKAKKLRQRVRQYFDRSPKTPKTQFLVSQIADIDYIVVGNEVEALLLENKLIKQHKPKYNVLLKDAKTYAYLKLTDEQYPRLISTRSVDKKGEFFGPFTDGSARNELRRLALKLFKLRTCRTLPKKACLNYHIGLCTAPCIGRVSQSDYAQQVEGARAFLRGDVKDVVKKLRLEMKQASDKLLFEQALEKKRQIEAIEHLQEKQAVDTLKRFDQDVVVMEEFDTIAVFSLLSVNKGVISKRQDFRFEMQDDVFESFLKLYYSQNYIPQEIIVNRKVEDPSIEKYLQRIKGAKVTLTRPQRGEKLRLMQLALANIRKEDKRLLELQEALNLADVPRIIECFDISNYGDEVVVAGMTRWVDAKPDRSNYRRFEIKTNKQDDFAAMREAVYRRYSRLREENVRMPDLILIDGGKGQLNAALWSLEQLGLQIPLIALAKKNEEIFIPHEDEPLRFDKNSEMMLLLRSMRDSVHRFSISYSRLKKRKKVTE from the coding sequence ATGATTCCTCTAAAAAACATTCCTCTTGAGCCTGGTTGTTATCTTTTCAAGAATAAAGAGGGCAACATTATCTATGTAGGTAAAGCAAAAAAACTCAGGCAGAGGGTTAGGCAGTACTTTGACAGGTCTCCTAAAACACCCAAAACACAATTCTTAGTTTCTCAAATTGCTGATATTGATTACATCGTAGTTGGTAATGAAGTAGAAGCGCTTCTTCTGGAAAACAAACTCATCAAACAACACAAGCCAAAATATAACGTTCTACTCAAAGATGCAAAAACGTATGCGTATCTTAAACTTACTGATGAACAATATCCTCGGCTCATCTCTACGAGGAGCGTTGATAAGAAAGGTGAGTTTTTTGGCCCCTTTACTGATGGTTCTGCAAGAAATGAATTGAGAAGATTAGCGCTTAAGCTCTTCAAATTACGCACGTGCAGAACGCTTCCTAAAAAAGCATGTCTTAATTATCACATCGGACTTTGTACTGCTCCTTGTATTGGACGCGTGTCTCAAAGCGACTATGCACAGCAGGTTGAAGGTGCAAGGGCGTTTCTTAGGGGAGATGTCAAAGACGTTGTTAAGAAATTGCGTTTGGAGATGAAACAAGCTTCGGACAAGCTTCTTTTTGAGCAGGCGTTGGAGAAGAAGAGACAGATTGAAGCAATTGAGCACTTGCAGGAAAAACAAGCAGTGGATACGCTTAAACGATTCGACCAGGATGTTGTGGTAATGGAGGAGTTTGATACTATTGCGGTTTTTTCGCTCTTATCTGTTAATAAGGGTGTGATAAGTAAAAGGCAAGATTTCAGATTTGAAATGCAAGATGATGTCTTTGAGTCGTTTCTCAAACTGTATTATTCTCAAAATTACATTCCTCAGGAAATCATTGTGAATAGGAAGGTGGAAGATCCAAGTATTGAGAAGTATTTGCAGAGAATTAAAGGTGCGAAGGTGACCCTTACGCGGCCTCAACGAGGAGAAAAGTTGAGGCTTATGCAGTTAGCGTTAGCAAATATCAGAAAAGAGGATAAGAGGCTTTTGGAACTTCAAGAAGCGCTCAACCTTGCAGATGTGCCTCGGATAATTGAGTGTTTTGATATTTCTAATTATGGTGATGAAGTGGTTGTTGCGGGTATGACCCGTTGGGTTGATGCTAAACCAGATAGGAGTAATTATCGGCGGTTTGAGATTAAGACGAATAAGCAAGATGATTTTGCTGCGATGCGAGAAGCAGTGTATCGAAGGTACTCTCGACTTCGTGAAGAGAATGTTCGCATGCCCGATCTTATTCTTATTGATGGCGGGAAAGGACAGTTAAATGCTGCGCTTTGGAGTCTTGAACAACTGGGCTTGCAGATCCCGCTTATTGCGTTAGCAAAAAAGAATGAAGAGATTTTCATCCCTCACGAAGATGAGCCGCTTCGTTTTGATAAGAACTCTGAGATGATGCTCTTACTTCGGTCTATGCGTGATAGTGTGCATAGGTTTTCAATTAGTTATTCCCGGTTGAAAAAGCGAAAAAAAGTGACTGAATAA
- the uvrB gene encoding excinuclease ABC subunit UvrB yields MEKYLNGQFFCKLVKFHLRSEYKPAGGQPEAIKKVVEGFKKYPKQTLLGITGSGKTFVMANVIEKVQRPTLVLAHNKTLAAQLYQELKELFPENKVEYFISYYDYYQPESYLPSSDTYIEKESTVNEQIEKMRLKATASLLARDDVIVVASISCIYGLTDPQDFAQLSLQLKKLDAIKRDDLITHLVEMQYERTRDALEPGKFRVRGDVIEVIPAYDEEIIRIELFGDEIERLQEVDHVTGDVITHLDAIKIFPAKQFVVVEEKQKKAIESIRAELHKRLPELPELERQRLEKRTNYDLEMIEEMGYCSGIENYSRHFESRKPGEPPFTLLDYFPEDFLLIIDESHQTIPQAHGMYKGDYSRKKNLVDFGFRLPSALDNRPLKFEEFEKYFRRVLFVSATPGPYELEHSGQVVELIIRPTGLLDPQVEVRPTKNQIPDLIKEIKKRVDQDERVLITTLTKRMAEDLTNYLSQQDISVRYMHSDIDSLDRIELIRQLRAGEFDVLVGINLLREGLDLPEVSLVAILDADKEGYLRNETSLIQTIGRAARNENGHVIMYADTITKSMEAAISKTHARRRAQIAFNKKHGITPTTIRKKVAQKGREIKGVKHMAYDDIVKKIADLEAQMRRAADELDFEKAIEIRDTLERLKKEV; encoded by the coding sequence ATTGAAAAGTATTTAAACGGCCAATTTTTTTGTAAATTAGTGAAATTCCATCTTAGATCTGAATACAAGCCCGCAGGAGGCCAGCCAGAAGCAATCAAGAAAGTTGTTGAAGGTTTTAAGAAATATCCTAAGCAAACCCTTCTAGGTATTACGGGTTCGGGAAAGACATTTGTTATGGCAAATGTCATTGAAAAAGTTCAGCGCCCTACACTAGTTTTAGCACATAATAAAACACTTGCAGCTCAACTCTACCAAGAGCTCAAAGAATTATTTCCAGAAAACAAGGTGGAGTATTTCATTTCGTACTATGATTATTATCAGCCAGAATCATATCTTCCTTCATCTGATACCTATATTGAAAAAGAATCAACAGTAAATGAGCAGATTGAGAAAATGCGCCTTAAGGCAACTGCGTCTTTGCTTGCGCGTGATGACGTTATTGTGGTCGCATCTATTTCCTGTATTTATGGTCTTACGGATCCGCAGGATTTTGCTCAACTCTCGTTGCAACTCAAGAAGCTTGATGCTATTAAGCGTGATGATCTGATTACACATCTTGTGGAGATGCAGTATGAGCGTACGCGTGACGCACTTGAACCTGGAAAGTTTAGGGTACGCGGAGATGTTATTGAGGTTATTCCCGCTTACGATGAAGAGATTATTCGTATTGAACTCTTTGGTGATGAGATTGAACGCTTGCAAGAAGTTGATCACGTAACAGGTGATGTCATCACACATCTTGATGCTATTAAGATATTTCCTGCAAAGCAATTCGTCGTGGTTGAAGAAAAACAAAAAAAGGCCATTGAGAGTATCAGAGCTGAACTTCACAAAAGATTGCCAGAGCTTCCTGAACTTGAACGGCAGCGTTTGGAGAAAAGAACGAACTATGATCTTGAGATGATTGAGGAGATGGGGTATTGTTCGGGTATTGAGAATTATTCTCGCCACTTTGAATCGCGCAAACCAGGTGAGCCTCCGTTTACGCTTCTTGATTATTTTCCGGAGGATTTCTTGCTCATCATTGACGAATCACACCAAACAATACCTCAAGCACATGGCATGTACAAAGGAGATTACTCACGTAAGAAAAACCTTGTTGATTTTGGGTTTAGGCTCCCTTCTGCTCTTGATAACCGTCCGCTTAAGTTTGAGGAGTTTGAAAAGTATTTTCGTCGGGTGTTGTTTGTCTCAGCAACTCCTGGTCCGTATGAACTAGAACATTCAGGCCAAGTTGTTGAGCTTATTATTCGGCCCACAGGACTTCTTGATCCTCAAGTAGAGGTTCGTCCTACGAAGAACCAAATTCCTGATTTGATTAAAGAAATTAAGAAGAGAGTAGATCAAGATGAGCGTGTGTTGATAACAACACTCACAAAACGCATGGCAGAAGATTTAACGAATTACCTCTCCCAACAAGATATTTCCGTTCGTTATATGCACTCAGATATTGATAGCCTTGATAGGATTGAGCTGATCAGACAGTTGCGTGCAGGTGAGTTTGACGTCCTTGTAGGAATTAATCTGTTGCGTGAAGGACTGGACCTTCCGGAAGTGTCATTGGTTGCTATTCTTGACGCGGATAAAGAAGGATACTTGCGTAATGAGACCTCACTTATTCAAACGATTGGAAGAGCTGCGCGTAATGAAAACGGCCACGTCATTATGTACGCAGATACCATAACAAAGTCAATGGAAGCTGCAATTTCAAAAACACATGCACGTCGCAGGGCGCAAATAGCGTTCAACAAGAAACATGGCATAACACCAACTACAATTCGTAAGAAAGTTGCGCAGAAGGGACGTGAGATCAAAGGTGTCAAGCACATGGCCTATGATGATATTGTGAAAAAAATTGCAGATCTTGAAGCGCAGATGAGACGCGCTGCTGATGAATTAGATTTTGAGAAGGCAATTGAGATACGAGATACCTTGGAGAGGCTCAAGAAAGAGGTTTAG
- a CDS encoding type II toxin-antitoxin system RelE/ParE family toxin, protein MFDLIFTAQAKKFLKKLDKSESARIIATLERCRVRPHAYAKKLVASPYFRIRAGGYRIIVDISSGDLIILVIEIDHRRRVYK, encoded by the coding sequence ATGTTTGATCTTATCTTTACCGCACAGGCAAAGAAATTCTTAAAGAAACTTGACAAGAGTGAGAGTGCACGTATCATCGCAACGCTTGAACGGTGCAGAGTACGACCTCATGCATATGCAAAAAAACTTGTCGCATCTCCTTATTTCAGGATCCGTGCAGGAGGGTATAGGATCATTGTCGACATCAGTTCAGGCGATCTAATCATTCTTGTTATTGAGATCGATCACAGGAGAAGAGTTTACAAATGA